The Ascaphus truei isolate aAscTru1 chromosome 12, aAscTru1.hap1, whole genome shotgun sequence region GATCAAAAATATACATAGCCCCAAGTCCCGGGCTGCCTATGACAGGCACAATTAAAATTatcaaaacaaattaaaaagtaaTTAGCCATGTGCCTGAAAATactaaattaaaaatgtattctcATCTAGGGGTTGAGATATCACTGGCTAGATGTGATCACAAAGGCACATTTACATGCATGTAGTCATGTATTATCATGGAACCTTCGTCTCTCCCCAATAATCAGATGAATCCATTCAGCACAGAGGGACATACAACACAATGCAAGCCCACCAGTGCTGAAggtgtaaacaaaataaccaGCGCCGCTCCCCATGAAAAGGGGCAGAGAAACAGCATCAGCATTTAAATGGTTAACACACATGTACAATTTTCAAGCATCAACATTCTGGGCAATTCCATGAATGAAAATAACATTAATAGGCTTCACATAATTTTCTCTCCTAAACATAATATTGTATAACTAAACAAATAGACTGTagtttacaacaaaaaaaaaaaaagatgtataaAATAATGTAAACAGTAATACAGCATTATTGCCAATTTGTGCAAATGACAGGTCCACCCATAAGGCCCCAGTATCCTAAAAGCAACAAGTGTTATAGTCCACACTTATCCATGCGACGCAGATAACGTAGCAATACTTCCAGAGCAGAAGAGTCAAATCAGACCAGTTCAGTTCCTGGCAGTAAAGGGAGTAATAGAAACATGGTCTGTAGGGAGGATATTGTCGAACACAGATaaaggacacagacagagggaaCACAAGCACCTTTCTCCCATGTTCAAAAGAATTGCATTGATCTGTGCATAACCGTCCTGCAGCCAATAGTTGGTGGCTGAACGGATTGCCAACAGCCACGAATTCCTCTGCTGCACTGCCGGTCAGGCGTTCACATGACCTGGCATTTTCTTTTATAGCAGAAGGAACTCTCCACTCGGTCAATTTCCTCAATGATTTTGGTGAAGATCAGGTGACTCTTCTAcaaaagaggggggtggggaattgGGAGATAAACAAGTCATAGGAGGGCAAATTGTGTGCATCAGAGGCGAGTGCAATGAAATTGTTGCCCATCAAACACTACACAAAGCCTACTCAAGACCACCAAGAACAACCGTGTCGGTTTCCCAAAGTGGTTATTTCCAGCGTTTGGGTAAATGCTGAGCCAAATACTGTGCTCTGGTATTTGACAATCACACATGGATTGGTTACAGAATGGAAACTGGGTTAGGTGGAGTCATTTTACAATGCGATGGAAAGAGACAGCTGCCATTACCATACGTATTTTATATAAGCACACTTGCAAATTTATAGAATTCCTGCCATAAGAAAAAGGGGCCTTTTAAGTGTTTATTGGAGTTGTTTTACACATGCCATACACCCTGTATTTCAAGTGTATGAATGCCAGGTGACTGAAGCTAGGTTTTTCCTCTATAGTCTATTACTTTTGAATAAAATGTGAATAGGGGttcaaaaataaatatgaaataatGAATTGATGTATGTAGCTTGCTATTTGCAAGCACCCAATaagttattgttcctgtaagagacTGTACCTCTGAGTCTTTCGCCGAGGCCTCCATAAACGCAGCTCCCCAGGAATCTGCCAGCTTCTTGCCATCTTCCATCTTCACTTCGCGGCTGCAGAAAGAGCACAAAGACTTTGAATGTAATTGTCTAGACAACAAGGAAAGGTGGGACAACAAAAGAAAGATGAACCCTTACTTGTGGGATGGGAGGTCATTCTTATTTCCAACCAGGACAATGGGCATTCTGCACATGAGACAAACACAGTTCAATTATGTTGAAAGTACTCAGCACAGAAATATTTACATGAATGAAATAATGTGACGTTTGCATTTTAAAGCACCAAAAGACTCTCGTCATGACTATCGTGCTGTAAAAAGGTTAGATAAGGATCCGGTCTCCAATTATCAACATATTGAAGTTGCAATAGAGTACTGAACCGGAAGGCACAATTTATTTGTTTACAACTAAACAAAGTTTAAATCCtgacattgcataaaatatatgacAGAATATATACGATGAATATACGAGCTAGGCAAGCAATTCCTAAACCATGGGCCGTAGCCAAATGCCACAATGTTATTTTTAGTAAACCACTATGACCAACGTACAatatttctattaaaaaaaaaaaattaaaagaggaTGCTTTCCCTATGACATCAGTACAGGAACAAAAAGGAAGTAACAttggagaggggtgagaggggaatCTATTGGCAAGCACCTTCTGCATATGATGTTATGGAATCTAAGCCAAGGAACAAAAATGAGGACACTTACCGGGACTTCCCTCTCTTTTCCTGGAGCTTTGCATGAATCTCATTGGCTATCTGAAAGCTGTGAGAAAGGAATAGGAAGTCGGCACAAAGAAGATCTATACATTTGCGCACAAGCAAACAATACTGCAAAACGTTACCTGTGCAATAAAAACACCATTTGAGAGATTTTGCATTTTAAGACTTTAGAACTAGGTGTGCTGAATGCAAATGCATCGCAGAAAGTTAGGCACAATGTTGAATTTTCTTAGAGCCATCAGCAGGATCAAACAAACCACAAGACAGAATGAAAAGAAGGAATTTACCTTTTCAAGGAAGTGACAGAGTAAACTAGAACATATccatggatacagagaacaaatGAATGAGGCATCAAGGAATATTCATCCTAAAAGAAAGGGATAAGGCCATTTAACACATCCCACTACACCATCTCCtaacacagagacaaacacacacacacacacacacaccactcaccTGCCCGGCCGTGTCCATCAGCTGCAGGTCATACTCATCAAACCCAATAACCAAAGTTTTGCTCCAAGCTGTAAGAAGATCCAAATTAAGCACGAGCTAGTGCCACCTTCATTTAATCCCCACCCCCACACAGCAAGCCACTTACTGTTCTGAATGGTAGGATCATAATCCTCGTTGAAATCCCCCTTGACAAACTGAAGAGCCAGAGAAGATTTACCTGTTGGGGAGATCACAGCATTAGAGAAATTGTTTCATAACTCATGCATAAGGAATACACCTCACATCCCAGGCCATAAAGCCAAACTATTCAGATAACATGCGCCCACCAACCCGTTATCCAAATCACCAGACCAAAGTGATTAAACCATATGTAATGTTACACTCTCCTTATATGAACACAGGAGTAATGCTTGAAAATCACTGCCAAGTCCTCAGGGGGCTAATGAGACAGGAAGAGGCCAGCACCTCAGCTCACTCAGGTGCAATTTGTTGAAGACTCAGCAAACCTAAATTCTGTAGTATACAAAATCACTCTTCAGCAACCAGACTGTCCCCCGCAAACACCACATCCAGCCTTCCCCACAGCcatccacacaccccctccccccacatccacccttccccacagccatccacaccccctccccccacatccacccttccccacagccatccacacaccccctccccccacatccacccttccccacagccatccacacaccccctccccccacagccatcaacacaccccctccccccacatccacccttccccacagccatccacacaccccctcaccccacaccccctccccccacagccaCCCATCCACAGTCACCCTtcccgcaccccccctccccacatccacccttcccgcacccccccccacatccacccTTACCCGCACCACCCCCCACAACCACCCCCCACAACCACCCTTACCCGCACCACCCCCCACAACCACCCTTACCCGCACCACCCCCCACAACCACCCTTACCCGCACCACCCCCCACAACCACCCTTACCCGCACCACCCCCCacaaccacccccacccaccacacacacagtgccacaatcacacacaaagcccccccagCCACCACACACGTGCcacaatcacatacacacacccccaagCCACCACACACGTAATATACAATCACACCCCAAGCCACACATATGCAAAGTTATTACAATAAAATAAGCGATGATACGGGTATGATCACACAGAGCCATGTACGTCCCGCGCGGGAGCCGCGCGACCAGCACTCACCGACCGAGCAGTATCCGAGGATCACCACCTTGCGGAACTTGGTCAACGGCATGATGGGGCGGAGAAGTATGAGACGGGCAGGCTCCGCAAACAAGAGAATAAACCGGGtgcgggcaaaaaaaaaaagtaacctcTGGCCCAGACACAGCGACCGTCCGCAGGATTATAACCAGGAGCCCGCCGCGAACACCGACTCAAATACGCACCTCGCGCTCCCCAAGCCCCGCCCACCGCAGGCGTTCTGGCCAATACGCGTatcagaggaggagaggggcgTCTTGGATTGGTCGGTGGGGTAGAATACGGGCCAATGAGCGACGAGGGAAGCCGTTTCCACGTGCGTTCATTGTTTGGGTGTATGGGGAAGATGGGCGGGGAGGCTCTTTGATTGGCTGTTCATGCACGTGAGTGGGCGGGAAAGAGGACATGGGCGGATGTAAACAAACACACGTGCTCCAGGTGAGCATTTGGCCCCTGCATGGTCCCATAGAATTATATAGCGTGTAATATGGGTTTATTCAACACAGATgcttcacctccccacccccacaacaCACCCCCACATATAGGGTAACCACATTTTCAGATGTAAAAACCGGGAATCATTAAAAAAATTAGGAAACAAATTTAAATCACAGACTatgcccctcctccctctccccatcttctctcctccctcccccccccccccccaccctctctcctccctctcccccccccccaccctctctcctcccccccccaccctctctcctcctcccccccccaccctctctcctccctctcacccatacAATCTCCTCCCTCACCACCATCCCATCTCCTcccgctccccctgtctcccccgtcCTCCAttgtccctctctcctccctctcccccatcctatctcctcccccccatcctatctccccccatcttctctcctccctctccccaagccatcctctctcctccctaccccccatcatctctcctccctctccccaccccatcctctctcctccctacccctcgcccatcctctcccctccctctccccccatcctatcTCCTCCCTATCTCACCCATcccatctcctccctctccccccatactatctcctccctctccctctatcctatctcctctctcctccctacccccccatcctctctcctccctacccccccccatcctctctcctccctacccccccatcctctctcctccctacccccccccccccccatcctctctcctccctacccccccatcctctctcctccctacccccCATAGGTTAATTGTTAATAGCAAAACAACCAATAGACAGTAGGCACACCGCATTGATATTCAGCTGTAAAGCTGAATAGTCTAATGATCAGCAACAATACATACAGAgttatataaacaaataaaatacaatttaatgcatAAAAATAAAGAATCTAAATTTAAAATTCTAAATGACTAGCAATTGTCAAAGATTAAGCACCATGTTTGTACTAAAAGATATAGAAACAATGGATTAGTTACATAATTCACATCCATGGGTAATAGCCTCAGGCATGAAGGAAAACCAATGAATTTAGTACAAAGACCAGATATCaacatcttcatttaaccccttaggggaaagGGACTGTAATTGGCAAATCAAATAAGTCTCTTGAACAGACAGATCTTTAattctatcacctcctctcctaCCTTTAGGGACAATCTTAATCCCCCTAAATCTAAGAGTGGAGGGATCCTTATTGTGATATCTTAAAAAATGTTTAGATAGACTATGTTTATCATAACCATGTTTTATATTTCTAATGTGCACTTGGCGCCAGTGTGTCTTTAAGACTCCTAGCTTTTCTATAGATAAATTTAGGTGTTAATGAAATATGATCACACTGGCGCCAAGTGATGTTTTTCCTCCTCATAATGCTAGAGATAAGCTTTGGTTAAGTAAACCCATTGGGAATTTTGCATGCGGAAACTGTTCTGCATGTAAATATTTACATAAAGGTAATACTACATTTAAGTCAGCTATAACAAATGAAGAGTTTCAAATTGAGGATTTCATTAATTGTAACTCAACCCATGTAGTATATTTAATAGAGTGTGCTTGTAATAttcaatatgtgggacgcactaagcGATGTCCCAAAGTGTGAATCCAAGAGCACATTAGAAATATAAAACATGGTTATGATAAACATAGTCtatctaaacatttttttaagGTATCACAATAAGGATCCCTCCACTCTTAGATTTAGGGGGATTAAGATTGTCCCTAAAGGtaggagaggaggtgatagaatTAAAGATCTGTCTGTTCAAGAGATTTATTGGATTTACCAATTACAGTCCctttcccctaaggggttaagtgAAGATGTTGATATCTGGTCTTTGTACTAAATTCATTGGTTTTCCTTCATGCCTGAGGCTAATACCTGTGGATGTGAATTATGTAACTAATCCTTTGTTTCTATATCTTTTAGTACCAATATGGAGCTGAATCTTTGACAATTGCTAGCCATTTAgattttttatttagattttttatttatttttatgcattaaattgtattttatttgtttatataacTCTGTATGTATTGTTGCTGATCATTAGATTAAAAATAACTAATAGTATACCGCTCACCAGATAGCAGATAATATAGACGGTGCAAAGGGATGGTACTGGCATAGCAAGTAAAAAGGAAGACAGCAGtgatctcccacagatcccttttaccactgcacagaCAGGCTAATGGAATAGATAGCAAGGATGTAGTGCTTCTTGATATAGATGGGAGTGAACTATAGGGGAGACCCCGGTAATCGCACCCAATACTAGGAATGATCAATTACCTAAAAACGccttatgggcaaaacaataaacttttattaaacatatataatcacacacagtataacaacGCAATAAATCAGTGggtaataaaaacaactaaaacacaggtgCGGGTATATACAGGAGGTAAATATTAGATTGATATCTATAAATCTAATTCATAAATGAAGCCCTCCTGATAGATAGCTCCGATGGGGGAGGTGTGCGGTGGGGATAGTGGTGCCTGATAATGTAGGTATAGCGGATAATACTAGCTAATATAATGGCAAAATCAACCACCTAATTCCAGGGAAGGGTGTAGTGGAAGTGTATATAATGCTGCTAGTGTGGCAGTACCAGAGAAAAGTGCCTCAGTCTATATCAATCGTTGGTAGTGCAGAAAGTGCCATGGTCAGTGTGACTGCATGTGGCAGTGTTCAAATGATTACACTGCCACCATGTATATCATGTGCAGCCCTCACTCTTAAGCCCACAGCTAACGGCAATGGCCTATATAGTGCACTATTCAGGCTAAATCGCTAAAAATAGCCAAACCTCCGGTACACAGActtgcaccctccctccccagtaagggagcgatctcacccgtgacctccaacgtcaacgcgatgacgtcatcccgacgtacgtttcgcgctcgggggctggcgctttctcaaggtaggaggtGGTATCTGAGCCATCGGAGCTATCTATCAGGAGGGCTTCATTTATGAATTAGATTTATAGATATTAATCTAATATTTACCTCCTGTATATACCCGCACCTGTGTTTTAGTTGCTTTTATTACCCACTGATTTATTGCGTCGTTAtactgtgtgtgaatatatatgtttaataaaagtttattgttttgcccataaggCGTTTTTAGGTAATTGATCATTCCTAGTATTGGGTGCGATTACCGGGGTCTCCCCTATAGTTCACTCCCATCTATATCAAGAAGCACTACATCCTTGCTATCTATTCCATTAGCCTGtctgtgcagtggtaaaagggatctgtgggagatcactctgctgtcttcctttttaCTTGCTGATCATTAGACTAATCAGCTTTACAGCTGAATACCAATGCGGTGTGCCTACTGTCTATTGGTTGTTTTGCTATTAACAATGAACCTATTGCAGATCTCTAGAAGGTATTTAATGTGACCATTTGCTCACTGCtttcattccctgatgaagtggcctttatagttgctacgaaacgcgttggaattgtACTTTTATTGATCTGTCAGTACCCCAGTATTTCATCCCTTTTCTGGCTAAGTGAGAGCTTGATTTCGGCACCTTCCTGGTTGACGCCTATCCAGTGACGTCATCTTTGTTCGTCGGCGTGTATCGGCGTTCAGTGTGCTGGCGTGAGGGGCAGAGCTAACACTGATCGGTAAGACTGTCCCTCCATCAGCTACTCCTCAACGGAGTTTGGGACTTGCTCACTTTGACTACGTGGAAGCTACAAAGGGACCCTCCGCTTTCAAAAGCCCAGCAGATGAGAGCACAGCGTGATATGATTGCAGACTCCTGAGAATGGGTGATTCGCTGCAGCCTCCTCCTGTGTTCTGATgcctgagtggtaacaactgtctgagttacagttacatgcctgtttaacttttttctgatgtacgcagaaccttgaattatttttaaatataaattgttcattcatacttcaccatgagcgttgtgcgctgtttgtgttttgttttgtctagattTAGGGTCTTGGACCACCCTATCATAGCAGCAGACGCTCCTCATTGGTAACCTAGTTACTTATACTCACTTGGGTATTTAGTGGTTATTTCACTTTACTTAATTcacattgtttattaattatagttgcgcacttgtactgtgtttttctctatgcctagctcccttgtctgtttcagcgctgtttcctgtccctgcccctgtttggattcctttggtttgaacttgaactctgctttggacttgactatgctgccttctcctgcccttgtaccctggctttcggacatcactacgctgctctcttcaacccctgaactctggctcttggacatttccTTCCGActtctggcgccccggactccgtgagtataacgttaacccttactcaccaggcccggcaatgcaactaccacactccgggcacgccctccctgctgtgggtgcgtgttatacccttacccacctcagtactggagactggccaggtctgcgggcatacaggcgttacagttcTGAGATGAGTGGtaggggataccgattctttaaggtaattttgttaagacctctataGTCTATGCATGGGCGTAATGAACCATCcttcttaacaaaaaagaaacCAGCCCCGGCTGGGGAAGAGGAGTTCCTAATGAAACTTTTTTTCAGAATCTCCtgaatgtattcagacattgccttGGTCTCAGGCACGGACAAAGGGTAAGATCTagacttaggctacggccccgctccctcagtcagcgtgcccgcactgcatgcaggcagcgcgctgagaggcacagaCCGCCATCTGAGGTCTGTAGGAAGCGGCggccgtggtttgagcggagggggacgtagtttgagcggagggacccgcttctcccccccccccccctccctccacgggctcggtctcccgggctgcaggagggagctgctgcaaggtaagcagctcccgctcccttccccttcccccacaaatgacacacacacacaccaccccctgccTTGTGGAGGAAGATCTCTGACAGCTCccaccgctgataggctcatcagcgcaccacgtgacgcgtcaccgctcggtaTCACAATTTttttgcatcccctggcggctgacgcgtcacagtgcgttgtgagccgtgcagcgaggggggactgggaccggctcaagaaggatacccctgctggtgaggaacgcggCCACGcgcggacgcagcgggaccaaagccttagggaGAACAGCCCCAGGCAAgagatcaatgggacagtcaaagGGGCGATGAGGAGGATGAACTTCAGAACAGACTTTATCAAAAACATCAAGGAACTCATTATATACTTCAGAGAGAATGGGTTTCTCTGATTTTGGAATGTGTAGCCCACAAATATGTTGTACTGTGGCAACACAGGAACCGGCACAAGAAGGGGCCCATTGAATAGGTTTCTTATCAGTCCAATCTAATTGTGGATATTGATATTGATTTAGGGGCTTTTATTTGATCATCAATTTTATTTTATCTGTtatgaatattatatatatatataaaaaaaattatctttCCAGATATTCCGAGTCCTGATGAGATTCTCAGGGTTCCCTTTTTTACATCTGTGTCACCTTTTTATAGATATGTCACCTGTATTTGTTCCATTGCTGTAATTCCATTACTGTCTGTTATGAGTTCTACATCTTGGTACCATTATGGCATTCTACCACTAGGCCGCACTCTTGAGTCAATCTAGAGTTTAGACCCTTATGCTTGCTGTTTGCTGTTACTACATTTTGTTgttctattaaagctgcagttcagtcttttttttttttttttaatttatttttttacttcaatagtttcatgtgtgcaatctctaattacctaaagaactgtatagatgccagtcaattcgttctccatgtattgataggcgaaatttggtgacataattagagctggtatatgtttttatttgcttctttcactcagtggaagctcatgaatattcatgagcacccctgcactgacatgtgctagagggagggcagggctgacaaaggggtgtgccagggcttgtgacatgaaggggcagtgccttagcaaatggctgttaaaatagaatacatgaaaattggtctttcaaagttgtttttttaaaaacagaaaatgctaaaagtattttttcttactacagaactgatttattaaaaaaaaacacacatgcaggatattgactgaactgcagctttaaggagctTATGTCATgctgtttttgattttatattctaccctctctgtccctctaccTTATGTCTGTGTTGTTACAGCCAATTATATTGCTTTCACATTCTTTTAAAGCTCTCTAAGTTATCTTTAGCACTCTTGAGTCAATctagagcaagcatgtcaaactcaaatgctaacaagggccaaataaacaaggtttaagtctaggtggcccgcaaaaaaacaaaaacttaaattttcatagaaacgtaggtttatttcgaaaagtactgtgtgtgtgtgtgtgtgtgtgtgtgtgtgtgtgtgtgtgtgtgtgtgtgtgtgtgtgtgtgtgtgtgtacctcacaaaacgaaaataaaaaataaaaaagccagatgtgaatgacttctgaacccattaaccagtgtcaggatgccgctcttgatttccaaagcagcaatcccgcctgggatcttacttgatccgcagtccctcaaggtactatactggaggggaggtgtttcctacctgtcttccgatgtcccccgtgagaaacttgagtcagatccggaagaaagcagaataggttatttcggtgtaggtatagggcagttaagataaaaacgagagacagagagaggcagagacagagaagggcagagacagagagaggcagagacagagagagacagagagagagagagagagaggcagatagagagagaggcagagagagagagaggcagagacagagagaggcagagacagagagagaggcagagacagagagaggcagagagagagagaggcagagagagagagacagagagaggcagagagagagaggcagagagagagacggggagagagaggcagagagagagagaggcagagagagagaggc contains the following coding sequences:
- the LOC142464340 gene encoding GTPase RhebL1-like; its protein translation is MPLTKFRKVVILGYCSVGKSSLALQFVKGDFNEDYDPTIQNTWSKTLVIGFDEYDLQLMDTAGQDEYSLMPHSFVLCIHGYVLVYSVTSLKSFQIANEIHAKLQEKRGKSRMPIVLVGNKNDLPSHNREVKMEDGKKLADSWGAAFMEASAKDSEKSHLIFTKIIEEIDRVESSFCYKRKCQVM